A stretch of Miscanthus floridulus cultivar M001 chromosome 13, ASM1932011v1, whole genome shotgun sequence DNA encodes these proteins:
- the LOC136499588 gene encoding probable E3 ubiquitin-protein ligase EDA40: MVHVKAPTLVPAAPLDLVVVLDVRESMAGAKLAQVKRAMGFVIDRLSVVAFSGDARRVTRLTRMTAEGKAAAKRAVEAFQESGASTNVRAGLDEAAKVLGGCLHWNDVAAVILVSDGHDSCVVPEFFYSLNSVRPTPVHIVRCIAGLLSVSAKDSKVEIECSINPVNDDVIDVTAVKSGRYKNGLDRPYDQTWVYVGDLYADEERRILQPVDVELADVDIYVEIERPVEVKPTDMARCKEVERQLLRVAAAEDMELAREAAERGAHAEAARILDTRRESLSRSAVALSGDAMCTALVAELHELSRRVSGEREYRKTGRACFLASMSSHALQRGSSSVRFGCVDGIRDPGNAEDGEVVGYDA; the protein is encoded by the exons ATGGTGCACGTCAAGGCGCCCACGCTGGTGCCCGCGGCGCCGCTGGATCTCGTCGTGGTGCTCGACGTCAGAGAGAGCATGGCGGGCGCCAAGCTGGCGCAGGTGAAGCGCGCCATGGGGTTCGTCATCGACCGCCTCAGCGTCGTCGCCTTCTCAGGCGACGCCCGGCGGGTCACCCGGCTGACGCGCATGACGGCGGAGGGGAAGGCCGCGGCCAAGCGCGCCGTGGAGGCCTTCCAAGAGTCCGGCGCCTCGACCAACGTCCGCGCCGGCCTCGACGAGGCGGCAAAGGTGCTCGGCGGCTGCCTGCACTGGAACGACGTCGCCGCCGTTATCCTTGTCTCGGACGGCCATGACAGCTGCGTCGTGCCGGAGTTTTTCTACAGCCTCAACAGCGTGCGGCCCACTCCGGTGCACATCGTTCGG TGCATCGCCGGGCTACTATCGGTTAGTGCGAAGGATTCAAAGGTCGAGATCGAATGCTCGATTAACCCCGTCAACGACGACGTTATCGACGTCACGGCGGTCAAGTCCGGCCGCTACAAGAACGGCCTTGATCGTCCGTACGATCAAACCTGGGTCTACGTCGGTGATCTCTACGCCGATGAGGAGAGGCGCATCCT GCAGCCTGTGGACGTGGAACTGGCAGACGTCGACATATACGTCGAGATCGAGAGGCCCGTCGAGGTGAAGCCGACGGACATGGCGCGGTGCAAGGAGGTCGAGCGGCAGCTCCTccgcgtggcggcggcggaggacatGGAGCTGGCGCGGGAGGCAGCCGAACGCGGCGCCCACGCCGAGGCCGCGCGGATCCTCGACACGCGCAGGGAGTCGCTGAGCCGGTCGGCGGTGGCGCTGTCCGGCGACGCGATGTGCACGGCGCTGGTGGCTGAGCTGCACGAGCTGAGCCGGCGCGTGTCGGGCGAGCGCGAGTACAGGAAGACGGGCCGCGCGTGCTTTCTCGCCAGCATGAGCTCGCACGCCCTGCAGCGCGGCTCGTCGTCGGTTCGGTTTGGCTGCGTGGACGGTATTCGCGACCCCGGCAATGCGGAGGATGGAGAAGTTGTCGGTTATGATGCGTAA
- the LOC136499589 gene encoding uncharacterized protein, which yields MFGNRANFRLEVLTFEVVDFLGSYHGILEWPCYAKFMAIPNYTYLKLKMLGLNDVIIVSSTFSHAFTCDREHFELTTAVINSSKLPRLGEMLTPAVPDYDKPTSLTAFSPLEETKAVGIDPTDPTKTLLHYFTDHEVAVVTSYPLRDIIRNRDAAA from the exons atgtttggcaaccgagccaacttccgcttagaggtcctcacctttgaagtggtggacttcctagggtcctaccacggcATCTTAGAGTGGCcgtgctatgccaaattcatggcaatccccaactacacctacctcaagctgaagatgctgggactGAACGACGTCATCATTGTGAGcagcaccttctcgcacgccttcacgtgcgaccgcgagcatttcgagctcaccaccgcggtcatcaactcatccAAGCTCCCGCGGCTCGGGGAGATGTTGACCCCAGCAGTCCCAGACTACgacaaaccaacctccttgacGGCCTTCagcccgctcgaggaaaccaaggcagtgggaatcgaccccaccgacccaaccaagacg ctcctgcactacttcaccgaccatgaagtcgcggtcgtcacttcatacccgctcagagACATCATCCGTAACCGCGACGCCGCGGCatag